A single genomic interval of Gossypium raimondii isolate GPD5lz chromosome 11, ASM2569854v1, whole genome shotgun sequence harbors:
- the LOC105803277 gene encoding uncharacterized protein LOC105803277, with protein MSLRHRHLRKFSSFLPHLSSGYHYQPSRRLLNSVASSSSHLLQQCNGIDTRSSERFSVSFRHSTTSQLSQVSLSETQLLSFLKSALDQLQGPNHCWLNKVDENKEFLKKDGTFIVVAGRFFQNSEKVGCNPAVIFEKVKLLQQRFPSIQVIGFQDCISVCSADDRSQLIQLIMEEYISFPVLFSNKNFSKLTEEACFILSKDFKNSLVFHEKDLDIAMLNKAIEELSVQYHVNNIALHKSSWSKEAEIIKEPHFCTVLQNLLLYFPACISTDESGKRLFLSDSNHHRIIIFDGDGKILDCIGSCPGFEDGEFESAKLLRPAASFYHETEDCLYIVDSENHAIRRADLERRVLETVYPTSSIHKKSTGLWTWIRSKLGFTSDDDVKFEEHDSPSLMCPWHLIKTEDNFLIISRSFETLWVMDFELGEVKEVVKGFPNTLEFCRHFILEKVSLLKKMPDYLLQQQRDANLAREGLPYAGLISCVTTFENHIIMCDTVSQGVLKLNRESGISSSFQFSNLGMLELPYWLSFPLESFYAVATGLSVRQTDHIQQFSLLPGRVDIRLSIDIPTDTELVEPLHESCIWCQARGAATQLSVVENVAGSSEKVGVAQQWYDELDNLAFWAPESKLVVEDENATMDTNPEDERMHIDCVVNTSPGTSEVIIYAALYLKLRRNHALQDDNDQEKFAARIANILNPKENERFDGKSCTKFLLKSNRDLRDLFFIKPLHVRIKLNSQDHPKADNSKDIVLTDSSLNIDVSLN; from the exons ATGTCTTTGAGACACCGTCATCTCAGGAAATTCTCAAGCTTTTTGCCCCATTTATCCTCAG GCTATCATTATCAGCCGTCTAGACGATTACTCAACTCAGTAGCTTCCTCATCGAGTCATTTGCTTCAGCAATGCAATGGAATTGACACTAGATCTTCCGAGAGGTTTTCAG TCTCTTTCAGGCATTCAACAACTTCACAACTATCTCAAGTTTCTCTTTCTGAAACCCAATTATTGTCTTTCCTTAAATCTGCTCTTGATCAGCTTCAAG GTCCAAACCATTGCTGGTTGAATAAAGTTGATGAAAACAAAGAATTTTTGAAGAAGGACGGGACTTTTATAGTTGTTGCTGGAAGATTCTTTCAGAATTCAGAGAAAGTAGGATGCAATCCAGCTGTTATATTCGAAAAAGTGAAGTTGCTTCAGCAGAG GTTCCCTTCGATACAGGTTATTGGTTTCCAGGATTGCATTTCAGTTTGCTCTGCTGATGATCGAAGTCAACTTATTCAGTTGATAATGGAAGAATACATTAGTTTTCCTGTTTtgttttcaaacaaaaacttttCTAAG TTGACAGAGGAGGCATGCTTCATTTTGTCTAAAGATTTTAAGAACTCTCTAGTTTTCCATGAGAAGGACCTGGATATAGCAATGCTTAACAAAG CCATTGAAGAGTTAAGTGTACAATACCATGTCAATAATATTGCACTTCATAAAAGTTCGTGGTCAAAAGAAGCTGAGATCATTAAGGAACCCCATTTTTGCACTGTCCTGCAGAATTTACTTCTTTACTTCCCTG CATGCATCTCAACTGATGAAAGTGGCAAGCGCTTGTTCCTTTCTGACAGCAATCATCATCGGATAATTATATTTGATGGTGATGGGAAGATTTTAGACTGT ATTGGTTCTTGCCCAGGTTTTGAGGATGGTGAATTCGAGTCAGCAAAGCTGCTTCGCCCAGCTGCTTCCTTTTATCATGAAACTGAAGATTGCCTTTATATTGTAGATTCGGAG AATCATGCCATCAGGAGAGCTGATTTGGAAAGGAGGGTTTTGGAAACAGTTTATCCGACATCTAGCATCCACAAGAAAAGTACTGGTTTGTGGACCTGGATAAGGAGTAAGCTGGGTTTTACCAGCGATgatgatgtgaaatttgaaGAGCATGATTCCCCTTCACTAATGTGTCCTTGGCATCTGATAAAGACTGaggataattttttaattatcagTCGAAG CTTTGAAACATTATGGGTTATGGATTTTGAATTGGGAGAGGTTAAAGAAGTTGTCAAAG GATTTCCAAATACTTTGGAGTTCTGCAGACACTTCATCTTGGAGAAAGTGTCCCTCTTGAAAAAGATGCCAGATTATCTGTTGCAACAGCAAAGAGATGCCAACTTAGCACGAGAGGGCCTTCCATATGCTGGTCTCATATCATGCGTTACAACATTCGAAAATCACATAATCATGTGTGACACTG TGAGTCAGGGAGTTCTTAAACTAAATAGAGAATCTGGAATCAGTTCAAGTTTCCAGTTTTCTAATCTCGGGATGCTTGAACTACCTTATTGGCTGTCCTTCCCTCTGGAAAGCTTTTATGCTGT TGCCACTGGACTTTCTGTCAGACAAACCGATCATATTCAGCAATTCAGTTTGTTGCCAG GTAGGGTTGACATCCGGTTAAGCATAGACATCCCCACAGACACTGAACTTGTGGAACCTTTGCATGAAAGTTGCATATGGTGCCAAGCAAGGGGCGCTGCTACTCAGTTATCGGTGGTAGAGAATGTCGCAGGATCCTCAGAGAAG GTTGGTGTTGCTCAACAATGGTATGATGAACTCGACAACCTTGCCTTTTGGGCACCTGAATCAAAACTGGTAGTCGAGGATGAGAATGCTACTATGGACACAAATCCTGAAGATGAGAGGATGCATATTGATTGTGTTGTTAATACAAGCCCCGGAACAAGCGAG GTTATAATTTATGCAGCACTATATCTAAAACTTAGAAGAAATCATGCTTTACAAGATGACAACGATCAAGAGAAATTTGCAGCAAGGATAGCAAATATTTTGAACCCtaaggaaaatgaaaggtttGATGGCAAATCTTGCACCAAGTTCTTGCTAAAATCTAACAGAGATTTGAGAGATCTCTTTTTCATAAAACCTTTGCAtgtaagaataaagttgaattCTCAAGATCACCCAAAAGCTGATAACTCAAAGGACATTGTCTTAACAGACTCCTCCCTTAATATTGATGTATCCTTGAACTGA